In Paenibacillus phoenicis, one genomic interval encodes:
- a CDS encoding type 2 periplasmic-binding domain-containing protein: MLKLNKSLARKGMTACAALLTAALIVTGCGGSGGGSKAATEVSLEDRYTLDPNTPAWKLDKKEEPTQLTWYVNADWWNTDFGNDVVTKKIKEDLNIDIKFITGDDTKLNTFFAGSDMPDLITVFDSNSAVVQKASSWALPLNELAEKYDPYFNKVAAQDTLNWFKQADGNTYGYPNYSNTQADYDSGNIPAKTAFVIRKDVYEALGQPKIGTPEEFKNVMQQIKTQFPDLIPFGFNSIGEGTGSLGDVFQDFLGVPLETENGEFYNRNLDEDYLTWLKTLNEVHRAGNISDDSFADDGPAFEEKVKAGKYATILLDGTPQQGGNLQIFATAHPNQAYLAIDGPQSTVGNTPKLNQSGITGWMISFITKQCKDPAKAIQIFTYLLDEEGQMLMNYGIEGETYTKNADGTVQFTPEVKELQQKDADKFKKEYRMGEFMFFGHDRHKALSADAFPDSIKQMQEWGKGKLYPHFVLENINPDAGSPEARSLTAINTTWNTTMVSLIRAKSDEEFESTLNNYKKFLEDNGWDKIVQIRTEKMKANKEKLGLQ, translated from the coding sequence ATGCTTAAGTTGAACAAAAGTCTTGCAAGAAAAGGGATGACCGCATGCGCTGCACTGCTCACCGCTGCGCTGATCGTTACCGGCTGCGGCGGCTCCGGCGGCGGTTCGAAGGCCGCAACAGAGGTATCCTTGGAAGATCGGTATACCTTGGACCCGAACACGCCGGCATGGAAGCTGGACAAGAAAGAAGAGCCAACCCAGCTGACCTGGTACGTGAACGCCGATTGGTGGAATACCGATTTCGGCAATGATGTGGTCACGAAGAAGATCAAGGAAGATTTGAATATTGATATCAAATTTATTACCGGCGACGATACCAAGCTGAATACGTTTTTTGCCGGAAGCGACATGCCGGACTTGATTACTGTGTTCGATTCCAATTCGGCCGTTGTGCAGAAGGCTTCTTCCTGGGCCTTGCCGCTGAACGAGCTGGCGGAGAAATACGACCCTTATTTCAACAAAGTCGCCGCGCAAGATACGCTCAACTGGTTTAAGCAAGCGGACGGCAACACGTACGGTTACCCGAACTACTCCAACACGCAGGCCGATTATGACAGCGGTAACATTCCAGCGAAGACGGCTTTTGTGATCCGCAAAGACGTGTACGAAGCGCTGGGTCAGCCTAAGATCGGTACGCCTGAGGAATTCAAAAATGTGATGCAGCAGATTAAAACCCAATTCCCGGATCTGATTCCGTTTGGATTTAACTCAATTGGCGAGGGGACGGGCTCCTTGGGGGATGTGTTCCAAGACTTCCTGGGCGTTCCGCTGGAAACGGAGAACGGCGAGTTCTACAACCGTAATTTGGACGAGGATTATCTGACCTGGCTCAAGACGTTAAATGAAGTGCACCGCGCGGGAAATATCAGTGACGACAGCTTTGCCGATGACGGCCCTGCTTTTGAAGAGAAAGTGAAAGCCGGCAAATACGCCACGATATTGCTGGACGGAACGCCGCAGCAAGGCGGCAACTTGCAAATCTTCGCCACCGCTCATCCGAATCAAGCCTACCTGGCGATCGACGGACCGCAAAGCACGGTGGGCAACACGCCAAAGCTGAACCAATCCGGGATTACCGGCTGGATGATCAGCTTTATCACGAAGCAATGCAAGGACCCGGCGAAGGCGATCCAAATTTTCACGTACCTGTTGGATGAAGAAGGCCAAATGCTGATGAACTACGGCATCGAAGGCGAGACCTACACGAAGAATGCGGACGGAACGGTGCAATTCACACCAGAAGTGAAAGAGCTGCAGCAAAAGGATGCCGATAAATTCAAGAAGGAATACCGCATGGGCGAATTCATGTTCTTTGGCCATGACCGTCACAAAGCGCTCAGCGCCGATGCTTTCCCGGATTCCATCAAGCAAATGCAAGAGTGGGGCAAAGGAAAGCTGTACCCTCACTTCGTCCTTGAAAATATCAACCCGGATGCCGGATCTCCGGAAGCTCGCTCTTTGACGGCGATTAACACCACTTGGAACACGACGATGGTCAGCTTGATCCGCGCCAAGAGCGACGAAGAATTCGAGAGCACGCTCAACAATTACAAGAAGTTCCTTGAGGACAACGGTTGGGATAAAATCGTGCAAATCCGTACGGAGAAAATGAAAGCCAATAAAGAAAAACTCGGCCTCCAGTAA
- a CDS encoding sugar-binding transcriptional regulator, whose product MRNILEIQKQLLPDLMDILKKRYTILHQIMLSDVIGRRTLANSLDMTERVLRAETDLLKAQGLIEIENIGMRISDAGRRLLEDLEPVVKELFGLSNLEETIRQHYGLRKVVIVPGDCEASPLVKRELGRAGAKALLSVMRGDEVVAVTGGTTLAEVADQLNPPPNVTMKQSWFVPARGGLGESLEIQANTIASGMAKRVGAGYRLLHVPDLLGKEAYESLVHDPNIQDIVDMIRQARIVVHGVGDAMEMARRRKLEPSMVEEIRREGALAESFGYYFNEDGVVVHKMLTLGLRLEDIMRTETVIGIAGGKSKARAIHAVLRFGQEDILVTDEAAAQEIVNELINGSGNK is encoded by the coding sequence ATGCGAAACATATTAGAGATTCAAAAGCAGCTTCTTCCTGATCTCATGGACATTCTCAAGAAAAGGTACACCATACTTCACCAGATCATGTTGTCTGATGTCATTGGCCGTAGAACCTTGGCGAATTCGCTGGACATGACGGAGCGTGTGTTGCGTGCCGAAACAGATCTCCTGAAGGCCCAGGGCCTGATAGAAATCGAGAATATAGGCATGAGAATCAGCGACGCGGGACGGCGATTGCTTGAGGATTTGGAGCCGGTCGTCAAAGAATTGTTTGGCCTCTCCAACTTGGAGGAGACGATCCGTCAGCATTATGGGCTGCGCAAAGTAGTAATTGTACCTGGAGATTGCGAGGCCTCCCCGCTGGTGAAGCGGGAACTGGGGCGAGCAGGTGCCAAAGCGCTGCTTAGTGTAATGCGCGGGGATGAGGTGGTCGCGGTAACCGGCGGCACTACGCTGGCGGAAGTCGCGGATCAGCTGAATCCGCCGCCTAACGTCACGATGAAGCAGAGCTGGTTCGTACCGGCACGCGGGGGTCTTGGCGAGAGCCTGGAAATCCAAGCGAACACGATTGCTTCCGGTATGGCGAAGCGCGTGGGTGCGGGTTATCGTTTGCTGCATGTCCCCGATCTGTTGGGGAAGGAAGCTTACGAGTCGTTGGTACACGATCCGAATATCCAGGATATCGTGGACATGATCCGTCAGGCGCGTATCGTAGTGCACGGGGTCGGAGACGCTATGGAGATGGCGCGCCGGCGCAAGCTGGAGCCAAGCATGGTCGAAGAAATCCGAAGAGAAGGCGCGCTCGCGGAATCATTTGGATATTACTTTAATGAAGACGGCGTCGTCGTGCACAAAATGCTGACCCTAGGCCTGCGTCTCGAGGATATCATGCGAACCGAGACGGTGATCGGCATCGCGGGTGGTAAGAGCAAAGCGAGAGCGATCCATGCCGTATTGCGGTTTGGCCAAGAGGATATCCTAGTGACCGACGAAGCGGCGGCACAAGAGATCGTAAATGAGTTGATCAACGGCTCCGGGAATAAATAG
- the gap gene encoding type I glyceraldehyde-3-phosphate dehydrogenase, which translates to MSVKVGINGFGRIGRLAFRRIQNVEGIEVVAINDLTDAKMLAHLLKYDTTQGRFEGDIEVHDGFFKVNGKEVKVLANRNPEELPWGELGVDIVLECTGFFTTKEKAELHLKGGAKKVVISAPATGDMKTIVYNVNHEILDGTETVISGASCTTNCLAPMAKALNDKFGIVQGLMTTIHAYTGDQNTLDAPHAKGDFRRARAAAENIIPNTTGAAKAIGLVIPELQGKLDGAAQRVPVPTGSLTELVSVLKTKVTADEVNAAMKAAADPETFGYTEDEIVSSDIKGMTFGSLFDATQTKVLTVGDQQLVKTVAWYDNEMSYTAQLVRTLEYFAKKVK; encoded by the coding sequence ATGAGTGTAAAAGTAGGGATTAACGGTTTTGGACGTATTGGACGCCTGGCTTTCCGCCGCATTCAAAACGTTGAAGGTATCGAAGTCGTAGCAATCAATGACCTGACAGATGCAAAAATGTTGGCTCATTTGTTGAAATATGATACAACTCAAGGCCGCTTCGAAGGCGACATCGAAGTACATGATGGATTCTTCAAAGTAAACGGCAAAGAAGTTAAAGTTCTGGCTAACCGCAACCCTGAAGAATTGCCTTGGGGCGAGCTTGGCGTTGACATCGTTCTGGAGTGCACAGGCTTCTTCACAACGAAAGAAAAAGCTGAGCTTCACCTGAAAGGCGGCGCGAAGAAAGTTGTAATCTCCGCTCCAGCTACTGGCGACATGAAAACCATCGTTTACAACGTAAACCATGAAATCCTCGACGGTACGGAAACGGTAATCTCCGGTGCATCTTGTACGACGAACTGCTTGGCTCCAATGGCTAAAGCGCTGAATGACAAATTCGGTATCGTTCAAGGCTTGATGACAACAATCCACGCTTACACTGGCGACCAAAACACGCTGGATGCTCCGCATGCGAAAGGTGACTTCCGTCGTGCTCGCGCAGCTGCTGAAAACATCATTCCTAACACCACTGGTGCTGCAAAAGCAATCGGCCTGGTTATCCCTGAACTGCAAGGCAAATTGGACGGCGCTGCACAACGCGTACCTGTTCCAACTGGTTCCTTGACTGAGCTGGTATCCGTTCTGAAAACGAAAGTAACTGCTGACGAAGTTAACGCTGCAATGAAAGCTGCTGCTGACCCAGAAACTTTCGGTTACACGGAAGACGAAATCGTATCTTCGGATATCAAAGGGATGACTTTCGGTTCCCTGTTCGACGCTACGCAAACGAAAGTATTGACTGTCGGCGACCAACAACTGGTGAAAACTGTAGCTTGGTATGACAACGAAATGTCCTACACTGCTCAATTGGTTCGTACGCTGGAATACTTCGCGAAAAAAGTAAAATAA
- a CDS encoding phosphoglycerate kinase: MNKKSVRDVEVTGKRVFVRVDFNVPMQDGQITDDTRIRETLPTIKYLVERGAKVILASHLGRPKGQVNEDMRLTLPAKRLSELLGKEVAKVDEAVGEAVKAKVNAMNNGDVLVLENVRFYPGEEKNDPELAKQFAELADLFVNDAFGAAHRAHASTEGIAHYLPAVSGLLMEKELSVLGKALTNPDRPFTAIIGGSKVKDKIDVIDNLLNIADNVLIGGGLAYTFFKAQGYEIGKSLLDETKLDVALGFIEKAKKLGKNFLLPVDCIVADDFSPTANHKAVDIDSIPADWEGVDIGPKTRAKYAEIIKNSKLVVWNGPMGVFEIDIFSNGTREVAEACATTEGYTIIGGGDSAAAAEKFNLASKMDHISTGGGASLEFMEGKALPGVVALNDK; encoded by the coding sequence ATGAACAAGAAAAGTGTACGTGATGTGGAAGTCACCGGCAAACGCGTGTTTGTTCGCGTAGATTTCAATGTACCAATGCAAGATGGTCAAATTACCGACGACACCCGGATTCGCGAAACGCTGCCAACGATCAAATACTTGGTTGAACGAGGCGCGAAGGTGATTCTTGCGAGCCACTTGGGCCGTCCGAAAGGCCAAGTGAATGAAGATATGCGGCTTACGCTGCCGGCAAAACGCTTGAGCGAGCTGCTTGGCAAAGAAGTAGCAAAAGTCGATGAAGCTGTTGGGGAAGCAGTTAAAGCGAAAGTCAATGCGATGAACAATGGCGACGTCCTGGTACTTGAAAACGTACGTTTCTACCCAGGCGAAGAAAAGAACGATCCAGAACTCGCAAAACAATTCGCTGAGCTGGCTGACCTGTTCGTCAACGACGCATTTGGCGCTGCACACCGCGCGCACGCTTCGACCGAAGGGATCGCTCATTATCTGCCAGCCGTATCCGGCTTGCTGATGGAGAAAGAATTGTCCGTTCTCGGTAAGGCCTTGACGAACCCGGACCGTCCTTTCACCGCAATTATCGGCGGTTCGAAGGTAAAAGACAAAATCGACGTTATCGACAACCTGTTGAACATCGCGGACAACGTGTTGATTGGCGGCGGTTTGGCTTATACCTTCTTCAAAGCCCAAGGTTACGAAATCGGCAAATCGCTTCTGGATGAAACCAAACTCGATGTTGCCCTTGGCTTCATCGAGAAAGCGAAGAAGCTGGGTAAAAACTTCCTTCTCCCTGTCGACTGCATCGTAGCGGATGACTTCAGCCCAACCGCAAACCACAAAGCTGTGGATATCGACAGCATTCCTGCAGATTGGGAAGGCGTGGACATCGGGCCGAAGACTCGCGCGAAGTATGCTGAAATTATCAAGAACTCCAAGCTGGTTGTATGGAACGGACCGATGGGCGTGTTCGAAATTGATATTTTCTCCAACGGGACAAGAGAAGTGGCGGAAGCCTGCGCAACGACGGAAGGCTACACCATTATCGGCGGCGGGGATTCCGCAGCAGCAGCCGAGAAGTTCAATCTGGCTTCCAAAATGGACCACATCTCCACAGGCGGCGGCGCTTCCCTGGAATTCATGGAAGGCAAGGCGCTTCCTGGCGTCGTAGCATTGAACGACAAGTAA
- a CDS encoding LacI family DNA-binding transcriptional regulator, which translates to MGKVTIKDVAKAAGVSISTVSNALNDVDVLNPETKSHVLKVAKQLNYVPNLNGKQLKSKKTNMLGFFTTSVSGPYFYILVESMARESERLGYGLHVMVTADKQTIISNIMGRRVDGVIIYEELRVDDQDIAMMEKDKIKAVFLDRVIQKETMGTVIFNSYASAYEATKYLISLGHKKIAYISGVDTMYDSVQRKEGYLAALREHQLPIDEDFIVQGYFEEESTYNAIRAFIHKHPGKVPDAILAGNDLSAIGCIKALRSYGLEVPRDISVVGFDDIDIAQYFTPPLTTVRNPIARQGILAVNHLVNMIKKQEQGKVQKLDGELIVRGSSHVRLS; encoded by the coding sequence ATGGGGAAAGTCACCATTAAGGATGTAGCCAAAGCAGCAGGGGTTTCCATCTCTACGGTATCCAACGCGCTCAACGATGTGGATGTGTTGAATCCGGAGACCAAATCCCATGTGCTGAAGGTCGCCAAGCAGCTCAATTACGTACCGAACTTAAACGGGAAGCAGCTCAAGTCGAAGAAGACGAATATGCTTGGTTTTTTTACGACGAGTGTATCCGGACCTTATTTTTACATTTTGGTGGAGTCGATGGCGCGCGAGAGCGAGCGGCTGGGATACGGTTTGCATGTCATGGTTACCGCCGATAAGCAAACGATTATCAGCAATATCATGGGCCGCCGGGTGGATGGCGTGATCATCTACGAAGAATTGCGGGTCGATGACCAAGATATCGCGATGATGGAGAAGGACAAGATCAAGGCGGTATTTCTGGATCGGGTGATTCAGAAGGAAACGATGGGGACCGTGATTTTTAATTCGTATGCGTCCGCTTATGAAGCGACCAAATACCTGATCAGCCTGGGCCATAAGAAAATCGCCTACATTTCCGGCGTTGATACGATGTACGACAGCGTACAGCGGAAAGAGGGATATCTCGCGGCCTTGCGGGAGCATCAGCTGCCGATTGATGAGGATTTTATTGTGCAGGGGTATTTTGAGGAAGAGAGTACCTACAATGCGATTCGGGCGTTTATTCATAAGCATCCGGGCAAAGTGCCGGACGCGATTCTGGCCGGCAACGATTTGAGCGCCATTGGTTGTATTAAAGCGTTACGTTCGTACGGCCTCGAGGTTCCAAGGGACATCAGCGTCGTAGGGTTTGACGATATTGATATTGCCCAGTATTTTACGCCGCCCCTGACCACGGTTCGCAATCCGATCGCCAGACAAGGGATCTTGGCGGTCAATCATCTGGTGAACATGATTAAGAAGCAGGAGCAGGGGAAGGTGCAGAAGCTGGACGGGGAACTGATCGTGCGAGGCTCAAGTCATGTTCGTTTAAGCTAA
- a CDS encoding ABC transporter permease, whose translation MAKSAASAKKPMGLRMKQFFIDFGRQWEIQSMIWPGIIFMIIFCYIPIYGLTIAFKNYTVIDTLSSAPWVGLDNFKIIATDKYFWESVVNTLGISFLKLAIGFVIPIILAIMIYEVGMGRFKKIVQTISYLPHFLSWIVLGGMLITWFSTTGMFNQMLLDLGLISKPQNILLDPGKYWWIAVLSDVWKEAGWGTILYLAIMAKIDPTYYEAAKIDGASRLRQIWNITLPNMRMIISLNLILTISGLLGSNLDQTLVLMNSQNREKAEVINSYVYRMGMTQGDFSYATAVGLGVSVVSVILLVLANKVTSKLNDNQSVL comes from the coding sequence ATGGCGAAGTCAGCTGCGTCAGCCAAAAAGCCGATGGGATTAAGAATGAAGCAGTTCTTTATCGATTTCGGCAGGCAGTGGGAAATCCAGTCGATGATCTGGCCGGGCATCATTTTTATGATTATTTTTTGCTACATTCCCATCTACGGACTTACGATCGCTTTCAAAAATTATACGGTCATCGATACGTTAAGCTCCGCTCCATGGGTAGGTTTGGACAACTTCAAAATTATCGCCACCGACAAATACTTCTGGGAATCCGTGGTGAATACGCTGGGGATCAGCTTCCTGAAGCTGGCCATCGGTTTTGTGATCCCGATTATTCTCGCGATTATGATCTATGAGGTCGGGATGGGCCGGTTTAAAAAAATCGTGCAGACGATCTCGTACCTGCCGCACTTTTTGTCCTGGATCGTGCTCGGCGGGATGCTCATCACCTGGTTCTCGACCACCGGGATGTTCAACCAGATGCTGCTGGACTTGGGCTTGATCTCGAAGCCTCAGAACATTCTGCTTGATCCGGGCAAGTATTGGTGGATCGCGGTGCTGTCGGATGTTTGGAAAGAGGCGGGCTGGGGAACGATCCTGTACCTCGCCATCATGGCCAAGATCGACCCGACTTATTATGAAGCCGCGAAGATCGACGGGGCGAGCCGGCTCCGGCAAATTTGGAACATCACGCTGCCCAACATGCGGATGATTATTAGCTTGAACCTGATTCTGACCATCAGCGGCCTGCTGGGTTCCAACCTGGACCAGACCTTGGTGCTGATGAATTCTCAGAACCGCGAAAAGGCCGAGGTCATCAACTCCTACGTATACCGGATGGGGATGACGCAAGGGGACTTCTCCTACGCGACTGCCGTCGGACTTGGGGTTTCGGTTGTATCGGTCATTTTGTTGGTGCTGGCGAATAAGGTGACCAGCAAACTCAACGATAATCAATCTGTCCTGTAA
- the clpP gene encoding ATP-dependent Clp endopeptidase proteolytic subunit ClpP — translation MSYIPMVVEQSNRGERAYDIYSRLLKDRIIFLGSQVNDVVANSIIAQMLFLDAEDPTKDIHLYINSPGGSITAGMAIYDTMQFIKADVSTICVGLAASMGAFLLNAGAPGKRYALPNSEIMIHQPLGGAEGQATDIEIRARRILKMRDKLNRILSERTGQPLERIEKDTDRDYFMSAAEAKEYGLIDQVIEKVNPAKA, via the coding sequence GTGAGTTATATTCCTATGGTCGTAGAACAAAGCAACCGCGGCGAACGCGCTTATGACATTTATTCCCGTCTGCTCAAAGACCGGATTATTTTCCTGGGCTCCCAGGTAAACGATGTTGTTGCCAACTCCATCATTGCCCAGATGCTGTTTCTGGACGCGGAAGATCCAACCAAGGACATCCACCTATACATTAACAGCCCTGGCGGTTCCATTACGGCCGGCATGGCGATTTATGATACGATGCAATTTATCAAGGCGGACGTCTCCACGATTTGCGTTGGGCTGGCCGCTTCGATGGGCGCCTTCCTGTTGAACGCAGGTGCGCCGGGGAAACGTTATGCGCTGCCAAACAGCGAAATCATGATCCATCAACCGCTCGGCGGAGCGGAAGGTCAAGCGACGGACATCGAGATCCGCGCCCGCCGTATCCTCAAGATGCGCGATAAACTGAACCGAATCCTCTCGGAACGCACCGGCCAACCGCTGGAACGGATCGAGAAGGACACCGACCGCGACTACTTCATGAGCGCGGCAGAAGCGAAGGAATACGGCTTGATCGACCAAGTCATCGAGAAAGTGAATCCGGCCAAAGCTTAA
- a CDS encoding glycoside hydrolase family 30 protein has product MRELDIYYSTGEKSLFVRTTEEQLRPADSDAGDVEVRLDESVNYQTMDGFGASFTDSAAYLIHQVLPEEQRSSLMKKLFDPEEGIGLSVLRNPMGASDYARFFYSYNDLPEGESDPEMQRFSIRHDEVDVIPLLKEALALNPSIKLFGSPWSAPGWMKTSGSMIGGELKKEYYEAYANYFVRYIESYAKHGLSIYAVTPQNEPLYVPGHYPGMLMTAEMQTDFVKNYLKPAFVKHGLSTKILAYDHNWDRPDYPLTVLKEAAEAVDGVAWHWYGGVASAQSQVKEAFPGKEVHFTEGSGGEWIPAFEPAFSNVMRTGIEILRNHSQSLVLWNMALDEQNGPTVPGFGRSTCRGIVTVNQQTRELEYTLDYYALAHFSKVIRPKAVRIAAESGQPSIRSVAFRNTDDSIGVVLFNDGEQASDVRLRLRGTELPSFRMESKSALSIRLTN; this is encoded by the coding sequence ATGCGTGAGCTTGACATTTATTATTCCACTGGAGAAAAATCACTCTTCGTCCGTACAACGGAGGAACAGCTGAGGCCGGCGGATTCCGATGCCGGGGATGTCGAGGTCCGATTAGACGAAAGCGTCAACTATCAGACGATGGATGGGTTTGGAGCGTCTTTTACCGATTCGGCCGCCTATCTGATTCATCAGGTGCTTCCTGAAGAGCAGCGTTCTTCCTTGATGAAGAAGCTGTTTGACCCGGAGGAGGGAATTGGCTTATCCGTGCTGCGCAACCCGATGGGGGCCTCGGATTATGCCCGGTTCTTCTATAGCTACAACGATTTGCCCGAAGGTGAGTCCGATCCGGAAATGCAGCGGTTCTCGATTCGTCACGACGAAGTCGATGTCATTCCGCTCTTAAAAGAAGCGCTGGCCTTAAATCCGTCCATCAAGCTGTTTGGCTCCCCCTGGAGCGCACCGGGATGGATGAAAACCAGCGGTTCAATGATCGGCGGGGAACTGAAGAAGGAGTATTACGAAGCGTACGCGAACTACTTTGTCCGTTATATCGAGTCTTACGCCAAGCACGGTTTATCCATATATGCGGTGACGCCGCAGAACGAACCGCTTTATGTGCCGGGACATTATCCGGGGATGCTGATGACGGCTGAGATGCAGACCGATTTCGTGAAAAATTATCTGAAGCCGGCTTTTGTGAAGCATGGCTTGTCCACGAAGATTTTGGCGTATGACCATAACTGGGATCGGCCGGATTATCCGCTGACTGTGCTGAAGGAAGCGGCCGAAGCGGTCGACGGAGTAGCGTGGCACTGGTATGGAGGGGTAGCCTCGGCGCAAAGCCAAGTGAAGGAGGCCTTCCCGGGCAAAGAGGTTCATTTTACCGAAGGCTCTGGCGGGGAATGGATTCCGGCGTTTGAACCGGCGTTCTCCAATGTTATGCGGACGGGAATCGAGATATTGCGAAATCACAGCCAATCATTGGTGCTCTGGAATATGGCTTTGGATGAGCAAAATGGTCCGACTGTACCAGGCTTTGGCCGCAGCACCTGCCGCGGGATCGTGACAGTGAACCAGCAGACCCGCGAGCTCGAGTATACGCTGGACTACTATGCACTGGCCCATTTCAGCAAAGTGATCCGTCCGAAGGCCGTAAGAATCGCCGCCGAGTCGGGACAGCCTTCGATACGTTCCGTCGCGTTCCGCAATACGGACGATTCGATTGGGGTCGTATTGTTTAATGACGGCGAGCAGGCCTCTGATGTTCGCTTGCGTCTCCGGGGAACCGAGCTGCCGAGTTTCCGGATGGAATCAAAAAGCGCTTTGTCGATCCGACTGACCAATTGA
- a CDS encoding carbohydrate ABC transporter permease: MNRKVLKQDLDSRIFDTANAVILILFTIIIVIPLWNVIVSSFSSGRALAEGGFVFWPKEFSLENYQAVFRDDTIWQSFLISVLKTVIGVVTHVFFCAMIGYGLSKNNVRGRKLYVTMGVITMFFSGGMIPTYLLIKSLGLLNSFWVYIIPALFSYYDVVILMNFFRNVPDSLEESAKIDGAGDWRIFLKIFIPLSMPALATIALFNGVSQWNDFMTTKLYITDEYLYPLQMKLYEIIVQSQTQSMQNIAGSVVIETTTKGVQLATIVITTLPIVVIYPLLQRYFISGMMLGAVKE; this comes from the coding sequence ATGAATCGAAAGGTGCTCAAACAGGATCTCGACAGCAGAATCTTTGATACGGCGAATGCTGTGATCCTGATCTTATTTACGATCATTATTGTGATTCCACTCTGGAATGTCATCGTTTCTTCCTTCAGTTCGGGACGAGCTCTTGCCGAAGGAGGGTTTGTCTTCTGGCCTAAAGAGTTTTCTCTGGAGAACTACCAGGCGGTGTTTCGGGACGATACGATTTGGCAGTCGTTCCTGATCTCCGTCCTCAAGACAGTCATCGGCGTTGTGACCCACGTCTTCTTCTGCGCGATGATTGGCTACGGTCTCAGCAAGAACAATGTACGCGGCCGCAAGCTGTACGTGACGATGGGCGTCATTACGATGTTCTTCTCGGGCGGTATGATCCCGACGTACTTACTGATTAAATCCCTGGGGCTGCTGAACAGCTTCTGGGTGTATATCATTCCGGCTTTGTTCAGTTATTACGATGTCGTGATCTTGATGAATTTCTTCCGCAATGTGCCGGATTCCCTGGAGGAATCGGCCAAGATTGACGGTGCCGGCGACTGGAGAATCTTCTTGAAGATCTTTATCCCGTTATCGATGCCGGCCTTGGCTACCATCGCTTTGTTCAACGGGGTAAGTCAGTGGAATGACTTTATGACAACCAAGTTGTACATCACAGATGAATACCTGTACCCGCTGCAAATGAAGCTGTACGAAATCATCGTACAGTCCCAGACCCAATCGATGCAGAACATCGCGGGTTCCGTCGTCATTGAAACGACAACCAAAGGAGTTCAACTCGCAACAATTGTGATTACGACTTTGCCGATTGTTGTGATTTATCCATTGTTACAAAGATACTTCATCTCGGGCATGATGCTGGGGGCGGTGAAGGAGTAA
- the tpiA gene encoding triose-phosphate isomerase, protein MRTPIIAGNWKMFKTVSEAKAFFEAVKGKAEVAGVESVICAPFTNLPALVEAAKGTSIKIGAQNMHFEDEGAFTGEISGRMLKELGVDYVIIGHSERRAYFGETDEIVNKKILAAFKHGLTPIPCVGEKLEEREAGQTKEVVKVQTEAALKGLTAEQAAQVVIAYEPIWAIGTGKSSTAQDANEVISYIRSLVQGLYGDDVAAKIRIQYGGSVKPENVKEYMGQSDIDGALVGGASLQPESYIKLVEGAK, encoded by the coding sequence GTGAGAACACCTATTATCGCCGGAAACTGGAAAATGTTCAAAACCGTTTCCGAAGCCAAAGCCTTCTTCGAAGCCGTGAAAGGGAAAGCGGAGGTTGCCGGCGTAGAGAGCGTCATTTGCGCGCCGTTCACCAACCTGCCGGCTTTGGTAGAAGCTGCGAAAGGCACGTCGATCAAAATCGGCGCACAAAACATGCATTTTGAAGACGAAGGAGCTTTCACTGGCGAAATCAGCGGTCGCATGCTGAAAGAGCTTGGCGTGGACTATGTGATCATCGGCCATTCCGAGCGCCGGGCGTATTTCGGCGAAACCGACGAAATCGTCAACAAGAAGATCCTGGCTGCCTTCAAACATGGCTTGACCCCGATCCCTTGCGTTGGCGAGAAGCTCGAAGAGCGTGAAGCTGGCCAAACGAAAGAAGTCGTGAAGGTTCAAACCGAAGCGGCTTTGAAAGGTCTGACTGCAGAGCAAGCAGCGCAAGTGGTGATTGCGTACGAACCAATTTGGGCAATTGGTACGGGCAAATCCTCGACCGCACAAGATGCGAACGAAGTAATTTCCTACATCCGCAGCCTGGTTCAGGGGCTTTACGGTGACGACGTAGCGGCGAAAATCCGCATTCAATATGGCGGCAGCGTAAAACCAGAAAACGTGAAGGAGTATATGGGCCAAAGCGACATCGACGGTGCGCTTGTCGGCGGTGCCAGCCTGCAGCCAGAATCGTACATCAAGCTCGTTGAGGGGGCGAAATAA